The proteins below come from a single Aegilops tauschii subsp. strangulata cultivar AL8/78 chromosome 6, Aet v6.0, whole genome shotgun sequence genomic window:
- the LOC141026312 gene encoding two-component response regulator ORR29-like, whose translation MSNCHIHAYRKIEANRALGLRNPMAERAEGRPSDALIVMVIDEDEFHANSAKSMLSELNYYVAVYTSPIEALGILEKKAHDVDFVIAAVDMEELNGFQFLEAAKDMHRNLQVIMMSADTTMYTMKRSVELGARFLAKKPLDATTIHNMWQHLDVKVLRLNRMKYLFQGVGDKAQDGEEVGESVAQQKDGTKTTTHFKWIPFLESKFLYALQILGANASPSKIKIIMNVDTVTRKQISAHLQKHRKRMEREQNMAMFMDSYGNCASSSKSVKTRHTIPYMSGYHSEDDVQRTMMPSLFGDTQGVDVSAAMRRALQLGAVFDEFQYSNGPSSDEPCEGIGHKTGEDGIVDDANGSNSSSHDQVAAQTYNSRAAQAITFRNNYHHDQVSNISKVPVEGLVDYPDSEDSD comes from the exons ATGTCCAATTGCCACATTCACGCATACAGAAAAATAGAAGCAAATAGAGCTCTCGGTTTGAGAAACCCCATGGCAGAAAGAGCAGAAGGAAGGCCCTCAGATGCGCTCATCGTGATGGTCATTGATGAAGATGAGTTCCATGCCAACTCTGCAAAATCCATGCTCTCTGAATTGAACTATTATG TGGCAGTCTATACAAGTCCCATAGAAGCGCTCGGTATTCTTGAAAAGAAAGCACATGATGTTGATTTTGTCATAGCAGCGGTGGACATGGAAGAGTTGAATGGCTTTCAGTTCCTGGAAGCAGCCAAAGATATGCATCGAAACCTTCAAGTGATCA TGATGTCAGCAGATACAACAATGTACACAATGAAGAGATCTGTTGAACTTGGTGCTCGTTTTTTGGCGAAGAAGCCTCTTGATGCTACTACCATTCACAATATGTGGCAACATCTTGATGTAAAAGTTCTTAGGCTGAACAGGATGAAGTATCTGTTTCAAG GTGTTGGAGATAAAgcgcaagatggagaagaagTTGGAGAGTCTGTAGCACAGCAAAAGGATGGAACTAAAACGACCACTCATTTCAAATGGATACCTTTCCTGGAGAGCAAGTTTTTATATGCTCTTCAAATACTTGGAGCAA ATGCATCGCCCAGCAAGATAAAGATAATCATGAACGTGGATACTGTTACGAGGAAACAAATTTCTGCGCATCTGCAG AAACATCGAAAGCGTATGGAAAGGGAACAAAACATGGCAATGTTTATGGATAGCTACGGGAATTGTGCCTCAAGTTCTAAATCCGTGAAGACTCGTCATACAATCCCTTACATGTCGGGCTATCATTCAGAAGACGATGTCCAAAGAACAATG ATGCCAAGCTTGTTTGGAGACACTCAAGGCGTTGATGTATCTGCAGCAATGCGAAGAGCCTTACAACTTGGGGCTGTTTTTGACGAGTTCCAGTATTCCAATGGTCCTTCTAGTGACGAACCATGTGAAGGTATAGGACATAAAACAGGAGAAGATGGCATCGTTGATGACGCTAACGGCTCAAATTCATCTAGTCATGATCAAGTTGCTGCTCAAACATACAATTCAAGAGCTGCACAAGCAATCACATTCAGGAACAATTATCATCATGACCAAGTCTCCAACATAAGTAAGGTTCCAGTTGAGGGCCTTGTAGACTATCCAGATTCCGAGGATTCTGATTAA